One genomic segment of Actinoplanes ianthinogenes includes these proteins:
- a CDS encoding phosphotransferase family protein — translation MIATVLKRLGLTSDDPVAGLESRSGAGIHPVRTAAGTPAFLKVTPAALGPEARAAAERELRFYREIAPAVPLRTPRLLDVAEYVDARAAASAAGSNDEGADERAGGLALLLEAAGTTRDVRSWTPDLWTTLGRDLAALHDIPLPATWPRPDALTDALTEPDLPTTERFWAATLPRTADLIAARDSLAEAMAAVPPAFVHGDCHTGNLVVAGDTLIFLDWQVCGPGRPTTDLAFPAVRATPAGVAAPTGLIDAYLRHRRLDRASLNLALLAEELSTYVFQWPPFAAYNTRKGIDRVRHRAAHLATRWFAETC, via the coding sequence ACGGTGCTGAAGCGACTCGGCCTCACCTCCGACGATCCGGTCGCCGGCCTGGAATCCCGCTCCGGCGCCGGAATCCACCCGGTGCGCACCGCGGCCGGCACCCCGGCCTTCCTCAAGGTGACCCCCGCGGCGCTCGGCCCGGAGGCCCGCGCCGCCGCCGAGCGCGAGCTGCGCTTCTACCGCGAGATCGCGCCGGCCGTCCCGCTCCGGACACCGCGGTTGCTCGACGTCGCCGAGTACGTCGACGCAAGAGCCGCCGCGAGCGCTGCCGGAAGCAACGATGAAGGCGCCGACGAGCGAGCCGGCGGTCTGGCGCTGCTGCTGGAGGCCGCCGGAACGACCCGCGACGTGCGGTCGTGGACACCGGACCTGTGGACCACACTCGGTCGCGACCTGGCCGCGCTGCACGACATCCCGCTGCCGGCCACCTGGCCCCGGCCGGACGCCCTGACCGACGCGCTCACCGAGCCGGACCTGCCCACGACCGAGCGTTTCTGGGCCGCGACCCTGCCCCGCACCGCCGACCTGATCGCCGCCCGCGACAGCCTGGCGGAGGCGATGGCAGCGGTCCCGCCCGCCTTCGTCCACGGTGACTGCCACACCGGCAACCTCGTGGTCGCCGGCGACACCCTGATCTTCCTCGACTGGCAGGTCTGCGGACCCGGCCGCCCCACCACCGACCTGGCGTTCCCGGCCGTCCGCGCCACCCCGGCCGGCGTCGCCGCGCCCACCGGACTGATCGACGCCTACCTGCGGCACCGCCGGCTCGACCGAGCGAGCCTGAACCTGGCGCTGCTCGCCGAAGAGCTCAGCACCTACGTCTTCCAGTGGCCGCCGTTCGCCGCCTACAACACCCGGAAGGGGATCGATCGGGTACGCCACCGTGCCGCCCACCTGGCAACCCGCTGGTTCGCGGAGACATGCTGA